The following proteins come from a genomic window of Papilio machaon chromosome 7, ilPapMach1.1, whole genome shotgun sequence:
- the LOC106714098 gene encoding histidine-rich glycoprotein, which produces MRIFILGCVALAALACVSCRELPREKRDADSEVAASGHGGKWDKGGGHEHHAHHHHDHGEKGHKGYKGHHHHEHGKKGHHHHEGHKGHHDEHGGHKKHHHHDDGHHHEHHHGEKGHKGHGHHEEGHYHKGHSTKGHHGVHKHDEFKKEKHFHDHHHDGGHHEHHGGHHEEHGHKKGGEFHKGHKHGGHHHHEHGKKGHHDKGGHHHDHKGHHEEGGHHEHHHHHHDHGKKGGHEDHKHWGFKKGHK; this is translated from the coding sequence ATGAGGATATTCATCTTAGGTTGTGTTGCCTTAGCGGCGCTGGCATGCGTTAGCTGCCGGGAGCTGCCGCGTGAGAAGCGGGATGCCGACTcggaggtagctgccagcggCCACGGGGGGAAATGGGACAAGGGAGGCGGTCATGAACACCACGCCCATCATCACCACGACCATGGGGAGAAGGGCCACAAGGGTTACAAGGGACATCACCACCACGAGCACGGCAAGAAGggtcatcatcatcatgaaGGTCACAAAGGTCACCACGACGAACATGGCGGACATAAGAAGCACCATCATCACGATGACGGGCACCATCATGAACATCACCACGGCGAGAAGGGACACAAGGGTCACGGTCATCACGAGGAGGGACACTACCACAAGGGACACTCAACCAAAGGACATCACGGAGTCCATAAACACGACGAGTTCAAAAAAGAGAAACATTTCCATGACCACCATCACGACGGAGGACATCATGAACACCATGGCGGCCATCATGAGGAGCACGGACACAAGAAGGGCGGCGAATTCCACAAGGGCCACAAGCACGGCGGACATCATCACCATGAACACGGCAAAAAGGGGCATCATGACAAGGGAGGTCATCACCACGACCATAAGGGACACCATGAGGAAGGTGGCCATCACgagcatcatcatcatcatcatgatCATGGAAAGAAGGGCGGCCATGAAGATCACAAGCACTGGGGTTTCAAGAAGGGACACAAATAA
- the LOC106714097 gene encoding sarcoplasmic reticulum histidine-rich calcium-binding protein, whose product MKLVLVLGLFVIIALTDARRIPGKKGEHKDESLKVADQEIAASGSDKKEAKQNHDFKRGGGKEHHANHHNEHGEKGEKGYKGHHHHEEGKKGHHDKEQHKGEYDDHGSHEEEHHDEGGHYDEHHKGEKGEKGHKYEEKGHYNKGHSTKGHHEVHKLDEFKKDKHFFDEEGDSAHEEKHGGFHEEHGHKKGGHYKKGHHHGDHVEHEHGEKGHHEKGGHHEVHKGHKESAGHDDHYHHHHDHAKKGGHDHHKKWGYKKGQ is encoded by the coding sequence ATGAAGCTAGTCTTAGTCTTAGGACTTTTCGTTATAATTGCTTTGACAGATGCGCGGCGTATCCCTGGCAAAAAGGGCGAACACAAGGATGAAAGTCTTAAAGTAGCCGATCAGGAGATTGCTGCTTCTGGATCCGACAAAAAGGAAGCGAAACAAAACCACGATTTTAAAAGAGGCGGCGGAAAGGAACACCACGCCAATCATCATAACGAACATGGTGAAAAAGGCGAAAAGGGATACAAaggtcatcatcatcatgaaGAGGGCAAGAAAGGACACCATGATAAGGAGCAACATAAGGGTGAATATGATGATCACGGAAGTCATGAGGAAGAACATCATGACGAAGGAGGTCACTATGATGAACATCATAAGGGTGAAAAGGGTGAGAAAGGCCATAAATACGAAGAAAAGGGACATTATAACAAGGGGCATTCGACAAAAGGACACCACGAAGTACATAAACTTGACGAGTTCAAGAAAGACAAACATTTCTTCGACGAAGAAGGAGATTCTGCCCATGAAGAGAAACACGGCGGCTTCCACGAGGAGCACGGACACAAAAAAGGAGGTCACTATAAGAAGGGGCACCATCATGGCGACCATGTGGAACATGAGCATGGCGAGAAGGGTCATCATGAGAAGGGAGGCCATCATGAGGTACATAAGGGCCATAAAGAGTCAGCCGGTCACGAtgatcattatcatcatcatcacgaTCACGCTAAGAAAGGTGGCCATGACCATCACAAGAAATGGGGGTACAAAAAAGGACAGTAA
- the LOC106714100 gene encoding histidine-rich glycoprotein-like, producing MKVALVLGCLVALVVVASARDLREKRDADLEAAASGKHEKGGGKEHHAHHHHDHGGKGHKGYKGHHHHEHGKKGHHHHEGHKGHHEGHGGHKKHHHHDDGHHHEHHHGEKGEKGHGFEEKGHYHKGHSTKGHHGVHKVDEFKKDKHFHHKHGESGYEEGHGGHHHEHGHKKGGHFHKGHKHGGHHEHEHGEKGHHEKGGHHHDHKGHHDEGGHHEHHHHHHDHGKKGGHEHHKHWGFKKGH from the coding sequence ATGAAGGTGGCACTAGTTTTGGGATGTCTGGTGGCACTCGTGGTGGTAGCGAGCGCCCGAGACCTGAGAGAGAAGCGTGATGCCGATCTCGAAGCAGCGGCCTCCGGAAAACACGAGAAGGGCGGTGGCAAGGAGCACCACGCCCATCACCACCACGATCATGGCGGCAAGGGACATAAGGGCTACAAGGGCCACCATCATCACGAACACGGCAAAAAGGGACATCACCACCACGAAGGCCACAAAGGTCATCACGAAGGCCACGGAGGCCACAAGAAACACCATCACCACGACGATGGCCACCATCATGAACACCATCACGGTGAAAAGGGTGAAAAGGGCCATGGTTTCGAAGAAAAAGGACACTATCACAAAGGTCATTCCACTAAAGGTCACCATGGAGTACATAAAGTAGACGAATTCAAGAAGGATAAGCATTTCCATCATAAGCACGGTGAATCTGGCTACGAAGAAGGACATGGAGGACATCACCACGAGCATGGACATAAGAAGGGAGGTCATTTCCACAAGGGTCACAAGCATGGCGGCCATCACGAACACGAGCACGGCGAGAAGGGTCACCATGAAAAGGGTGGACACCATCACGATCACAAAGGTCACCACGACGAAGGCGGCCACCACGAGCATCACCATCACCATCATGACCATGGAAAGAAAGGAGGCCATGAACATCACAAACATTGGGGATTTAAGAAAGGACATTAA
- the LOC106714101 gene encoding histidine-rich glycoprotein, whose translation MRTSLLVAFGLIALAAAVSGREIREKRDADLETAASGHHWDKGGGHEHHGHHHHEHGDHGHKGHKGHHEHHHGKHGHHHHEGHKGHHGEHGGHKKHHHHDEGYHHHKGHGEKGEHGHGHEEHGHWHKGHDTKGHHGIEKHDEFKKDKHFHDHHGEKGFHEHHGGHHHEDGYKKGGHFHKGHKHGGHHEHHHGHKGHHEKGGHHHDHKGHHGEGGHHEHHHHHHEHGKKGGHEDHKHWGHKSGH comes from the coding sequence ATGAGAACCAGTCTTCTGGTGGCGTTCGGGCTGATTGCCCTCGCAGCGGCAGTCTCCGGCAGGGAGATCCGCGAAAAGAGAGATGCTGACCTGGAGACCGCAGCCTCCGGTCACCACTGGGACAAGGGTGGCGGCCACGAACACCATGGACACCACCATCACGAACACGGTGACCATGGCCACAAAGGTCACAAAGGTCATCACGAGCATCACCACGGAAAACACGGACATCACCACCATGAGGGTCACAAGGGCCATCACGGTGAGCATGGTGGCCACAAAAAGCACCATCACCATGATGAAGGTTACCATCACCATAAGGGACACGGTGAGAAGGGCGAACATGGTCATGGTCACGAGGAACACGGTCACTGGCACAAGGGACACGACACGAAAGGACACCACGGTATCGAGAAACATGACGAGTTCAAGAAGGACAAGCATTTCCACGATCACCATGGCGAAAAAGGCTTCCATGAACATCATGGCGGACACCATCATGAAGACGGATACAAGAAGGGCGGCCACTTTCACAAAGGACACAAGCACGGTGGACATCATGAGCACCATCATGGGCACAAGGGACATCATGAGAAGGGAGGACACCATCACGACCATAAGGGACACCATGGTGAGGGTGGTCACCACgagcatcatcatcatcatcatgaaCATGGAAAGAAAGGCGGTCATGAGGACCACAAGCACTGGGGGCACAAGTCTGgtcattaa
- the LOC106714099 gene encoding histidine-rich glycoprotein, whose protein sequence is MRTSLLVAFGLIALAAVVSGREIREKRAVDLETAASGHHWDKGGGHEHHGHHHHEHGDHGHKGHKGHHEHHHGKHGHHHHEGHKGHHGEHGGHKKHHHHDEGYHHHKGHGEKGEHGHGHEEHGHWHKGHDTKGHHGIEKHDEFKKDKHFHDHHGEKGFHEHHGGHHHEDGYKKGGHFHKGHKHGGHHEHHHGHKGHHEKGGHHHDHKGHHGEGGHHEHHHHHHEHGKKGGHEDHKHWGHKSGH, encoded by the coding sequence ATGAGAACCAGTCTTCTGGTGGCGTTCGGGCTGATTGCCCTCGCAGCGGTAGTCTCCGGCAGGGAGATCCGCGAGAAGAGGGCTGTCGACCTGGAGACTGCGGCCTCCGGTCACCACTGGGACAAGGGTGGCGGCCACGAACACCATGGACACCACCATCACGAACACGGTGACCATGGCCACAAAGGTCACAAAGGTCATCACGAGCATCACCACGGCAAACACGGACATCACCACCACGAGGGTCACAAGGGACACCACGGTGAGCATGGCGGTCACAAGAAGCACCATCACCATGATGAAGGTTACCATCACCATAAGGGACACGGTGAGAAGGGCGAACATGGTCATGGTCACGAGGAACACGGTCACTGGCACAAGGGGCATGACACGAAGGGACACCACGGTATCGAGAAACATGACGAGTTCAAGAAGGACAAGCATTTCCACGATCACCATGGCGAAAAAGGCTTCCATGAACATCATGGCGGACACCATCATGAAGACGGATACAAGAAGGGCGGCCACTTTCACAAAGGACACAAGCACGGTGGACATCATGAGCACCATCATGGGCACAAGGGACATCATGAGAAGGGAGGACACCACCACGACCATAAGGGACACCATGGTGAGGGTGGTCACCACgagcatcatcatcatcatcatgaaCATGGAAAGAAGGGCGGCCATGAGGACCACAAGCACTGGGGACACAAATCTGGTCACTAA
- the LOC106714103 gene encoding histidine-rich glycoprotein-like, whose product MRPIAFICLVASVALVYSRKVRYKRSVDLENAASHKWEKGDGGEHYGDHFGKYGEDSEKGYKGYHGHEHGAKGHSDHEGHKGHYDEDGGHKKYHHHDDGYFDEHNHGEKGEKGYGFEEKGHFHKGHSIKGHHGVHKLDEFKKDKHFHDKHGESGFEESYGGHHNEGGYKEGGHFDKGHSNGGFDEHEHGEKGHHEKGGHHHDHKGHHEEGGNEEYWGHHEDHGNKGGLEEHKGWGWKGH is encoded by the coding sequence ATGAGACCAATTGCTTTTATCTGTCTGGTGGCTAGTGTAGCCCTTGTCTACTCAAGGAAGGTGCGGTACAAGAGGAGTGTCGACTTAGAAAATGCTGCTTCTCACAAGTGGGAAAAAGGTGATGGCGGTGAACACTACGGCGATCATTTCGGTAAATATGGCGAAGACAGCGAAAAGGGATACAAAGGATACCATGGCCACGAACATGGAGCTAAGGGTCATTCGGATCATGAGGGACACAAGGGCCACTACGACGAGGACGGTGgacataaaaaataccatCACCACGACGATGGATACTTCGATGAGCATAACCACGGAGAAAAGGGAGAGAAAGGTTATGGATTCGAAGAGAAGGGTCACTTCCACAAGGGCCATTCCATTAAGGGACACCATGGTGTTCATAAATTAGACGAATTCAAGAAGGACAAACATTTCCATGACAAACACGGCGAGTCTGGATTTGAAGAAAGTTATGGCGGACACCACAATGAGGGTGGATACAAGGAAGGAGGACATTTTGATAAAGGACACTCAAACGGTGGATTCGATGAACATGAACATGGTGAGAAGGGACACCACGAAAAGGGAGGTCACCACCACGACCACAAGGGCCATCACGAAGAAGGAGGGAACGAAGAATATTGGGGGCATCATGAAGATCATGGTAACAAGGGTGGCCTCGAAGAACATAAAGGCTGGGGCTGGAAAGGACACTAA